The Bos indicus x Bos taurus breed Angus x Brahman F1 hybrid chromosome 3, Bos_hybrid_MaternalHap_v2.0, whole genome shotgun sequence genome segment ttgaatatgtgtatcagttcagttcagttcagtcactcagtcatgtccgactttttgtgactccatgaatcgcagcatgcctggcctccctgtccatcaccaactcctggagttcactcagactcatgtccatcgagtcggtgatgccatccagccatctcatcctctgtcgtccccttctcctcctgcccccaatcccccccagcatcagactcttttccaatgagtcaactcttcacatgaggtggccaaagtactggagtttcagcttcagcatcattccttccaaagaacacccaggactgatctccttcagaatggactggttggatctccttgcagtccaagggaccctcaagagtcttctccaacaccacagttcaaaagcatcaattcttcagcgctcagctttcttcacatatgtgtatacataataaaaataaaaactgttaccATTTTTGTTGAATCATTTGAGAGTTGAAAATCTTTATACTTCATTGCTGTATACTTCAGCATATATCTTCTAAGACAAGGACATTTTCCTATATAACCACAATACCATTACCACACCTGAGACATTTAACATTTGTTCAATACTATTATCTAATATACAGTTGATATTCAAATCTCCCCAGTTGTCTCATTAGtgcctttattttttgaaagtcagTCAAGGATCATGCATTGCATTTAGCCATCTTTAAATCTGTATTTTGCAAAGTTCCTTGGCTTCAGTGTGAGAACTATAAAGGAGGTAATGACACAAGCAGGAAGACCAGTTTAGAGGTTTGTGTAGCAATCTAGGTGAGAATGTTGATGTCTTGgaccatggtggtggtggaggtggagacGGAAAGAAATTGTGGGTAATTATGGGAGGGACAGTATGAAGGATAATTATCAGCTTTGGGCATCAAGATGGATGGCATTTGTTCCCTAAGATACAGAATTTTGGAAGAAGGGTTggaagggtggggaagggggagattggtgtccaattctttttggACTTGAGTTTGTAGTGTCTTTATGATATCCAAGAAGAGATGTCATGTTGGATATAtggttctgtgtgtgtatgcattttatttttaactttttcttaagTGCTTTCAGAGCTACAGAAATTACAAATAACTACAAATAGTACAAATAATTCTGTATACTGCTCACCTTGATGCCCACATTAtccaaatattaacattttatcatgattgctttatttcttatctatctacacatatataatttttttctgaaccatctGAGAGTAAGCTTCAGAGATAGAGCCCATTTACCTCTAACTACTTGCAATGGTTAATTTTaagtgtcaacttgactgggccacagggtgcccagatatttgctcctgctgctaagtcacttcagtcgtgtccgactctgtgtgaccccatagacggcagcccaccaggctcccctgtccctgggattctccaggcaagaacactggagtgggttgccatttccttctccaatgcatgaaagtgaaaagtgaaagtgaagttgctcagtcgtgtccaactcttagcgaccccatggactgcagcccaccaggctcctccatccatgggattttccagccgagagtactggagtggggtgccattgccttctccagcccagACATTTGGGCAAATGTTATTCTGGATGGTTTTGGATGAGATTTAAATTGGTAGACCGAGTAAAGCCGATTGCCCTCCCTGTTGTGGCTGGGTCTCATCCAATCAGTGAAAggcctgaacagaacaaaaaggctaaccctctctgaaaaagagttattTCCTGTCCCAGTTCTTTGAACTGGGACACTGGCTTTTTACCTGCCTTCAGACTTGAACTGAAACACTGGcacttcctgggtctccagcctgttAGCTTTTGACTGGCACTGCAGCACTGCGTCACTTGGTTCTCAGACCTTCAGGCTTGACTGTAACTACACAATCAGCTCTCCTGGGTTTCCAGCTTGCTGACTCACCCTGCAGATCTAGGGACTTGTCAGCCTCCATTATCATGTGAGCCAACTGcttataataaatctctctctctctcttgcttgtTTGCTCTTACTCTctgcatatatatcttttttgttctgtttctctgaagagctCTAATATATATTTGCTAATACATTCTTAGTAAAAACTTTTTTCTCACATAACTACAGTATAATTGTCAAATTTgggaaattaacattgatacagTACTACAGATTTTACTGAAAATTTTTCATTGTCCCAttgtcctttatataaaatgaaaaaaaaaaaaatctgggccAGGATCCAGTCTAGGATCACATGCTGTATTCAGTTGTTATGTCTCTATGGCCTCCATTTAATCTGGAATAGTTCCTTAGTCTTTGTCTTTCATGATTTTGGCATTTTTGAGGAGTACAGACCATCTGCACTTttcaggtggtgttagtggtaaagaacccacctgccaatgcaggaaatgcagggtttgattcctgggctgggaaaaaccccctggaggagggcatggcaatccactccagtattcttgcctagagaattccatggacagatgagcctggcaggctacagtccataggatcgcagagtctgacacaactgaagtgacttaccatgcacaCACAGACCATTTATTTTGTTGAATATCCCTCAATTTGGGTTTCTCTAATGTTTCTTTCTGATTCAGATTTAGGATATACACTTTTGGCAGGAAAACTGCAGAAGTGGTATTGAATCCTTCTCACTGAACTATATAGGAGGCATGTAATTCGCTTTGTCCTATTGTTAATGATAATTCTGATCAGTTGATTAAGGTGGTatctctcaggaaaaaaaatgtaaaatttttattttccatttgtagtTGTAGGAGATGTTTGAGTCTATGTAATATTCTGTTTCTTGTTAagattttgtttattaattttggcATCTGAGATGTAAGAGTTGTTGAAGATGAAATAAGATCATGTGCAGTGGGGTGAAGGTGGGAAAGTGGGAAGGAAGGGAGTGAAATCACCTGGGAAAAGGTATAAAGTgagaaaataagattttctttAGAAGATCACTTTGGCTAGTGTGTGAATATATTAGGGGAATGAAAAGAATGCAAGCGAAGAATAGAAGAGCCTTTAGCAGTAGTCTGGTGAAAGATAATCTGAGTGAAGACAGGAAATGAGCTAGAGAGAGAAGTAAAACAATTAGAATGATGTTAAAGAGATGGAATCTTTAGCACTTGTTTTTGGTGAGTGCCTTGTAATTTGCTAATCCAGTGACAGTGGTGGGGAATGGTGGGAGGATGCTTTGTTGGTGACAGGTACTATTCTAAATGAACTCTTAATTCTTGCAACAGTCTGTGAAGTAGCTACTGTTAGTACTTTTGGTTTACCATTTTGAGGAAGCAGACACCCTTACAGGTTAGATAATACATTAATTTGTCTATGGTCATAGATCTAGTAAGCAAACTCAGGAGTCAGGCTGCAGAATTTGAACTCTTAACCATTAAGTTATTCTGCCTCCTAATTTTGGGCTCTCAGGTTCCAGCTCTGTACCAGGCTCCTTGTATTTAATTCTCATTTATTCTAACAACTCTGTTATGGTAGggtatattgtttttctttaattgatgAACTTCTATTGTATCTTCTATCACTCTGGCTACCACAGTCTACTGTTGATAGCTAGCATCTGGAGAGTGGTTTGTTGACCAAAGGCCAACTATAATTGTTTCACAAATAAgtaaaccaaggctcagaggaaTTTAAGCACTTGctgctgaaggtcacacagccactTACAAAGACATGATTAGAACCAAGGTCTGCCTCACTCAAAGTCTGTGCTCTTTACCCCTCCAAGCACACTACTTCACTAACTAGATTATGGGCTTCATGAAGCAAGCCTTGCTTCCTCCCTAttacagagagagggagagctgGAGAGTTAGAGTGAGAGCTACAGAGCATGTGAGAGGTGTGGAATTAGATTTAATACTTTAGATTTCATCTAGCTATAAATCCTTATTAGATAAGTCCAGATAGGCCAATACCCTACAAATTACATCAGCCTCAATTACTATCTATTGTTCCCTGGAGTTCCTTTCCCAGCATTCTTACCAgagctattaaaatatataacagaGTAGGCCATTTGTAAAAGCCAAATACCTTCACAAATAGACTGGATCTTATCCCCTTGAACACCTCTGGGATTTTTAACCGAAAGCAACTGAATTCCTAACCAGGCAATCTAGTTAATCAAACATTTAGTGCATTCGAGCTCCACTGTATCATTCCAACCATACtcctttccacttttccccagcTCCACCCTCAGCCCCCTCCACACTGAGCTGCACATCATTCATGACATGAACCAGGCCGTCCCACAGCTCCTAGCCATTGCACATAAAGTTGCCTTTGGCTAGAATGCTTTCAGTCTTCTCTTGACCCACAAAGTCCTCCTCATGGTtccatgagatatcacctcctCTTTCATGAAGCTTCCCTACTCCCACACATATAGCCTCAGTGTACCCACATCTCTTTGTTCATGGTCTGCTGATAGACTTGAAGCACTGTGTCCTGTGCTTTGACCTTGGTCTCACTTCCTTTCTGTGACCACTTCAAGGGTGAGACCATGTCTTCATCACCTTTAAATCAAGAGTCCTTTATTCCCTCCAcctggctcttcagttcagttcagtcactcagtcatgtcagactctttgcgactctatgaattgcatcatgccaggcctccctgtccatcaccaactcccggagttcactcaaactaacgtccatcgagtgggtgatgccatccagccatctcatcctctgtcgtccccttctcctcctgcccccaatccctcccagcatcagactcttttccaatgagtcaactcttcacatgaggtggccaaagtactggagtttcagcttcagcatcattccttccaaagaacacccaggactgatctccttcagaatggactggttggatctccctgcagtccaagggactctcaagagtcttctccaacaccacagttcaaaagcatcagttctttggcactcagccttcttcacagtccaactctcacatccatacatgaccactggaaaaaccatagccttgactagacggacctttgttggcaaagtaatgtctctgcttttcaatatgctatctaggttggtcataactttccttccaaggagtaagcgtcttttaatttcatggctgcaatcaccatctgcagtgattttggagcccaaaaaaataaagtctgacactgtttccactgtttcccatctggtaataaatatttgtttttgaataaacaaataaaactataCTCTTAGAGAATTAGCATCTTCTTTTCTAAACTATTTCTCcagctctccctccctctgtaATAGAGGGAGGAAGCAAGGCTGGGCACAATGACTTCATAAAGCCCATAATCTCCTTAGTGAAGCAATGGGCTTGGAGGGATAAAAAGCACAGACTTTGAGTGAggctgcaggtcaggaagcaacagaactggacatggaacaacagactggttccaaataggaaaaggagtacttcaaggctatatattgtcaccctgcttatttaacttatatgaagagtacatcatgagaaacgctggactggaagaagcacaagctggaatcaagattgccaggagaaatatcaataacctcagatacccagatgacactacccttatggcagaaagtgaagaggaactcaaaagcctcttgatgaaagtgaaagaggagagtgaaaaagttggcttaaagctcaacattcagaaaactaagatcatggcatctggtcccatcacttcatggcaaatagatggggaaacagtggaaacagtgtcagactttattttggggggctccaaaatcactgcagatggtgattgcagccatgaaattaaaagatgcttactccttggaaggaaagttatgaccaacctagatagcatattgaaaagcagagacatcactttgccaacaaaggtccatttagtcaaggctatgtatggtttttccagtggtcatgtatggatgtgagagttggactgtgaagaaagctgagcgccaaagaattgatgcttttgaactgtggtgttgaaagctcttgagagtcccttggactgcaaggagatccaaccagtccatcctaaaggagatcagtcctggatgttctttggatggaatgatgttgaagctgaaactccagtactttggccacctcatgtgaagagttgactcattggaaaagagtctgatgctgggagggattgggggcaggaggagaaggggacgacagaggatgagatggctggatggcatcaccgactcgatggatgtgagtttgagtgacctccgggagatagtgatggacagggaggcctggcgtgctgcaattcatggggtcactaagagtctgacacgactgagagactgaactgaactgactttggtTCTAATTATGTCTTTGTAAGTGGttgtgtgaccttcagcaagtGCCTAAAttcctctgagccttggtttccgtATTTGTGAAACAATTTCAGTCGGCCTTCAGTATCCACGGGTTCTGAACCtgaggattcaaccaactgtgggtggaagatatttgaaaaaaaaaaaaaatccagaaagtttcaaaaagcaaaactagaATTTGCCCTGCCTTGGCAACTATGTacatagttttacattttacaactatttacataacatttacattgtattaggtattaaaaataatctgctgcccctgctaagtcgcttcagtcgtgtccgactctgtgcgaccgcatagaccccattgacggcagctcaccaggctcccccgtccctgggattctccaggcaagaatactggagtgggttgccacttccttctccagtgcatgaaagtgaaaagtgaaagtgaagtctcttagtcgtgtctgactcttagcgaccccatggatgcagcatgccaggcctctctgtccatcaccaactcccggagtttactcaaactcatgttcattgagtcggtgatgccgtccaaccatctcatgtcgtccccttctcctcccgctttcaacctttcccagcatcagggtcttttccaatgagtcagttcttcgcatcaggtggccaaagtactggagtttcagcttcaacatcagtccctccaatgaatattcaggaatattCATGAATATATGCTGTAAGATGCAGGAAACTGTAGATGTTAGCTCAGGTACCGGGCAGACTGTTGGAACAATTCAGGGAAAGAACAAAGAGAGGAGAGCTGGCGAGGGTAGGGGGGTGGCGGGGGTTGGCAGGTGACTGGATGAGTTTGCTCTTGGATAGGTCGAGTTATTGGGACAGACAGGTTGAAGCATCCAGTAAACAGGTATATAGGCCTGAGCTTCTGCAACAAATACTAGTTGAAAGCACTGAATTGGGTACGACTTCAGGAAGAGTGAAGAATGGAATGTGCGGAAAGGGCGAGTAGGGAGGCAGAGCCGAGCTTAACAATGGGATTTAAACACGggcagaggaaaagaaacagaatgagGAAGGACGGAGGGCGACGTTTTGAATGCCAAGTTAAAGACGCCTTCAAGTTGAAGGCGGTTTGGGACGCCTCCTGGAGATCAAGAGGAGGATGACAttctattctgggcttccctggtggctcagaccgtaaggaatccacctgcctgcaatgctggagacccggattcgatctctgggtcgggaagatcccctgagaaggaaatggctctcGGTTAAACGGGAGTCTGAGGAACAGAGACGGGTGGGGATGGGGCGAAGCCACACCGCAGACAActaaattgaaagaaaagaaaaagcctcaGTAGTTCTGTATTTTTTAAGGTAGTCTGGCTTTGACGAGCCAGGAAAAGAGGAACTTAGTAATTTAAGGTTCCAAGGCCCTTGAGTGGGAGTAACTGCATTTGCTAAAGGCTCTCTGCAGCCCTTTAGGACCCTTTTTAGGATTTCCCTTGGTGTAAACCGGGAAAAAACCTACCACCCGTAACCCAGAAAAATATTGCCACTCagtaaataaagcaaaacagaagAGCGTCTTGTTTGAAAGCCTTCACTTTAAAAATCCTGGCATGCAAATAAAGGGCTTTAATGTGGCTCACAACGATTGGTAGGTACTTATAGAAGCCGTCATTTCCACGTAGCGCAAGATGCAAACGAAGAGTCTGCTTTTCGCTTTCCTATTGGCTGTTCGATCGGACTCCCCTTTTAGCCAATCAAACCACTTCCCTTCGCCCCTCCCGGTAGCTCTTATAAATTACATCAAATTGGTTACccttgccatatccttctccttGAAAAAGAAGCCGTAACTGCAGTTTTAGCAGTAATGTCAGGCCGCGGAAAGCAGGGAGGCAAAGCTCGGGCCAAGGCCAAGTCGCGCTCATCCCGCGCTGGCCTTCAGTTCCCCGTAGGGCGAGTGCACCGCCTGCTGCGCAAAGGGAACTACGCCGAAAGGGTGGGGGCCGGCGCACCTGTGTACTTGGCGGCAGTGCTGGAGTACCTGACCGCGGAAATCCTGGAGCTGGCGGGCAACGCCGCCCGAGACAACAAGAAGACGCGCATCATCCCTCGCCATTTGCAACTGGCCGTGAGAAATGATGAAGAGCTCAACAAGTTACTCGGGGGTGTCACTATTGCCCAGGGCGGTGTCTTACCCAATATCCAGGCAGTCTTATTGCCCAAAAAAACGGAGAGTCACAAGCCTGGCAAGAATAAGTAATTAAAAGGCTTGATACCATCCCCACTCACCCCAAAGGCTCTTTTAAGAGCCACCACCAAAGTGTCAAAATAAAGGGCTGATCACAAAATAGCGCATTAGCTCTTTTTTTGAAAACTTGGGTGGCTCTAAAAAGAGCCTTTGTTCTTTGGCTTACTTTGAAAAGGCTTTATTTGCTTTTGGCTTTATGGCTTTCGGTTTTCTTTGGTAACAGAACGGCCTGGATATTGGGCAAAACGCCGCCCTGGGCGATGGTGACCTTGCCCAACAGCTTGTTCAGCTCTTCGTCGTTGCGGATGGCCAACTGCAGGTGACGAGGGATGATGCGCGTCTTTTTGTTGTCTCGCGCCGCGTTGCCGGCCAGCTCCAGGATCTCGGCTGTCAGATACTCCAGAACCGCCGCCATGTAGACGGGCGCGCCGGCCCCCACCCGCTCAGCGTAGTTGCCTTTGCGCAGCAGGCGGTGCACTCGCCCTACCGGGAACTGCAAGCCTGCGCGGGACGAACGCGACTTGGCCTTTGCGCGGGCCTTGCCTCCCTGCTTTCCACGACCAGACATGACTAAAGATACGAGTAGTACGATTAAAGACCAGAGCCCCTCGGCTTAAAAAAGATCAGCAATTGGAAAGCCTTTATAAGTTTTCCGAGGGGTGGAGTCAGGAACGAGCTTTTCATTGGTCCTAAATTGGCTCCTGAAACAGCCAATAAGGTTAAGAGTCGGTGTTGTTCTGTCGCTATTACTGATAACGTAAGGTCTCTCCGCGGACCAATGGGAATGTAAGACTTTTGGAGCCTTAATTTGCATACGGTGGTTATAAATGGATTAGGCCCGCCCATTCTCATACCTCTTTTTTTTGCCAAACGGCGTTGTTCTACAATGCCTGAGCCGGCAAAATCCGCTCCCGCGCCCAAGAAGGGCTCCAAGAAAGCTGTCACTAAAGCCCAAAAGAAGGACGGCAAGAAGCGCAAGCGCAGCCGTAAGGAGAGCTATTCCATCTACGtgtacaaggtgctgaagcaGGTGCACCCGGACACCGGTATTTCGTCCAAGGCCATGGGCATCATGAACTCATTTGTCAACGACATCTTCGAGCGCATCGCGGGCGAAGCGTCGCGCTTGGCGCATTACAACAAGCGCTCGACCATCACGTCCCGGGAGATCCAGACGGCCGTGCGCCTGCTGCTGCCTGGCgagctggccaagcacgccgTGTCCGAGGGCACCAAGGCGGTCACCAAGTACACCAGCTCCAAGTGAGTCCTTGCTGGTACGCGGCGCTCGCACGAGGCGCAAAGCCGCTTGATTTTCCAAAGGCTCTTTTCAGAGCCACCCACCTAATCACCAGAAAAGAGCCTTGTTCACTTGTTTTTCCTCAGTTCCTCACAAAGTAAGTTACTCTAGTTGGCTAAAAGTAATGGAAGATGACACACGTAGCTTTTTAAGCCCTTATGACTTGAGATTCCTGGCGCGTGACTGGCTTTGCTTTTGAATCTAGGGCGCGTCTTAACCCTCACTGCTGCTTAGCTTTCGTATGAGTCAGTTCTAAATTAGGATACTGAGACTGCTACTAGACTTGTGTCCTGGTGGCTCTGTTGGGTACGTTTCACCGGTGTTCCAAAACGAAGTGAGTGATTCCAGCTATCCACATTTAAGAAAGGACCCCAGGACACGACCAAGCCCGGGTCTTTCCGAACATTGCATCACAGCCCTGAAGAATTGCGAGTTTGGCAGCCGCGTGGGTGCCGGATCACCAGTTACGCCCTTGCGATGTGGCTTCTTGTGGACACCAGCGGTTCAGGATACTTCGTACTGAGCCCGCGCTGCCTGGTCTCAGCCTTTCCCTGATTGGACATGAATATTCAAAATCTCCCGCCGCTCTGGAATTCATAGGTTCTAGGTTTGCGCCGCTCACTTTGGCGCTGTGAAATTCCTGTTATTTCTTGGTTTGTggatcatttttgcttttaattctcttttctcGAAATATTTCGGCGTCAAGTCACTGCAAGGCACTAGTCATTTTAGTTTGGTCTCAAACGTCACCTCCCAGACACCTTCGGGAAGTTGTGCCTCTCCTTGTCTCTGGTCCCTCACTATTTTATCTTCTTCCTAGCAGCTGTCAGAAATTGTTTTgctattagtttttttttcttgtttaccaTTTTCCTCAAGACCTTAACAGAAACTTtattggtttggtttggtttttctctATATTGTCCCCACCaaccagtgcttggcacacagtggaCACTTTAAGTACTTACTGaattagtatttgttgaattgatttttctgtccctcttcttttaaaaatagccttCGTGGATGGATGGGTGCGGTTCATTTCCATTAGGTGTATGGGAAGACATgatgaaaatggaaatgtttcGGAGCTCCTTTCCCAAGTTGGCTATGGTCACCTCAGGGCAACAGCTGGGAGGAGggctgtatttgtgtgtgtgtgtgtgcgctaaggAGGAGGTGGCAGTTTTAAGTCCTTCCTTTATGCTTTTCAGTTTGGTCTAATCTTTGGATTTGCATTAAATTCAGAACGTTGCTCACTAGaagatccttttccttttttcatttatgaCACCCTCCTTCCATCCTTATCTTTTGTTCCCCATTGAGATgaacttttcatttatattaacaGTGTCATTTACTCTTCAGGAGACCCTATAAAATAGACAAggttcgggcttccctggtggctctggtaaagaatcctcctgccagtgcagaagacacaggttggatccctgatccaggaagatcccagaaagagaaaaaaaaagagagaatgttaatatttctttaaaaatgaggttGAGAGTGAGTGATCCACTGGTCATGTAGCTAACATTGTCCACCTTTGTACCCTCAGATGCAAGGACGATtgcattttagttttatttcactATAATCATGGAATGTTGTATTTTTCTGTCCAAGCCTTGATTCTGCTGATAATGGCACTGATGATCTGATCAGTTATTCAACTCTGCTTTTGGATAAGGGGTCCTGGAGTTGATTGCAGGTGTTTCATGAATCCAAATGGACTCCAGACATTATCAGAGACTGAATAAATCTTAATGTTTCTTACATGTGTGTTTTCAAATGTGTGTATATGCTATTGTTATTAATAAATTTACCAGTTAATTAAAAAGCTTGGCTGCATTCTTTTATCTGTAATATATTTTCCAACTAAATGAAGTAGATAAAATCACTACTGGCTCTAAGCAAACGTATAGAGATGTTTGAGTGCCTCTGACCTGGAAGGTGAATATTTATAAACTATCAACCAAATTTGCTTCTACTCCAGAAGGGTAGTGGGGCTGAAATAGTCTGGTAGGAGGACACTATTAATGCTTAGTAACTGAAAAGTGCGTGagcacaaaatgaaacaaaggtcATGACCACAAACAAGAagcactataaataaaatagaaaaaataaagttattaacaAAGTTTAGAAAATACCTGCAGAGTACTTAGTATGTGTCTGTCAGATGTTTTAGGTCCTTCACATGTATtgacttatttaatcctcacaagaactTTATGAAATAGTTACCATTATTGTctcccactttacaggtgaggaaactgaggcatagaaaggCTTCTCCTCAGAAATGCTCAAAGAATAGACTCTTAGGTCAATGTTTAAGGGACTTGAGAAAGGAAGATCCCTCTCCAAAAACCTGTATTTGGGGGGAAATAAATAAGTATGctttaaaattaaagagaaatatcACCTACTTTAATTTCAGGATGCACCGTGGGTATACATctgtggtggaggtggtggctgAAAGTGTGTGGAGGGCTCTCATTTTCCAGAGGCCATAGCTCAACTCTGTTTAGTTTGTCCCCATAGTCATAGGGCTCACCAGCTGAAATACTTTTTACTAAGATAAGAGAGCTTTGGTTACTGGTTGTGGGCTCCTCCTGGGCATGGTGTTTACTAGGAAGGAAGTTACAAagtgaggaaggagaaagaagtgCTAGAGTTGATATTTTAACTCTGGAGGGGAGGTGATTATTGATGGTGAGTTTTATTCTCCTAAAGAACCTCTttggtcttttctttctccttctcaaaCATCTCTATACATTTGCTTagtgaagtgaaaattgctcagtcgtgtcagactctttgcgaccccatggactatacagtcgatggaattctccaggccagaatacagtagtgggttgccatttccttctccaggggatcttcccaacttagggatcaagccaggtctcccacattgcaggcagattctttaccagctgagccaccagggaagcccaagttggaGTTAATAACAATACTTGTTATAATAATACTTGCTTCTACTTACTGAGCACTTAACTGTTTACCTTGTCCTCTGCTGAGTGGTTTACATGCAt includes the following:
- the LOC113887674 gene encoding histone H2A type 2-C, with protein sequence MSGRGKQGGKARAKAKSRSSRAGLQFPVGRVHRLLRKGNYAERVGAGAPVYMAAVLEYLTAEILELAGNAARDNKKTRIIPRHLQLAIRNDEELNKLLGKVTIAQGGVLPNIQAVLLPKKTESHKAKSK
- the LOC113887683 gene encoding histone H2B type 2-E — encoded protein: MPEPAKSAPAPKKGSKKAVTKAQKKDGKKRKRSRKESYSIYVYKVLKQVHPDTGISSKAMGIMNSFVNDIFERIAGEASRLAHYNKRSTITSREIQTAVRLLLPGELAKHAVSEGTKAVTKYTSSK
- the LOC113887668 gene encoding histone H2A type 2-B, encoding MSGRGKQGGKARAKAKSRSSRAGLQFPVGRVHRLLRKGNYAERVGAGAPVYLAAVLEYLTAEILELAGNAARDNKKTRIIPRHLQLAVRNDEELNKLLGGVTIAQGGVLPNIQAVLLPKKTESHKPGKNK